In the Phaseolus vulgaris cultivar G19833 chromosome 7, P. vulgaris v2.0, whole genome shotgun sequence genome, one interval contains:
- the LOC137828123 gene encoding trihelix transcription factor GT-3a-like produces MSDPSTTPLPHPPLLPEAHRQPLHHHPLPLIQGATAAAPSSSSSLAREYRKGNWTIQETLILITAKKLDDERRLKTPHDPTRPACSSTTSSSARTSGELRWKWVENYCWSHGCLRSQNQCNDKWDNLLRDYKKVRDYESKSQQQQHQQSHEIKHFPSYWTLNKQQRKEQNLPSNMVYEVYHAITEVLQRKQTQPQLQSQTQTQRQPQQQPPVALITVSSPPPPPPPPVSSTTPAVSERSESSGTEHSEDDADDGSESKRRKVKNLGSSIMRSASVLARALRSCEEKKEKRHRELIELEQRRLQMEEARDEVHRQGIATLVAAVTNLSGAIQSLINSERHGQR; encoded by the exons ATGTCTGACCCTTCCACCACCCCATTGCCACATCCACCACTCTTGCCTGAGGCTCACCGCCAACCCCTCCACCACCATCCGCTCCCACTCATCCAGGGGGCCACCGCTGCAGCaccctcctcctcctcttccCTCGCCCGAGAATACCGCAAGGGCAACTGGACCATACAAGAGACCCTCATCCTCATAACTGCCAAGAAGCTAGATGACGAGCGTAGGCTCAAAACCCCACACGACCCCACCAGGCCTGCATGTAGCTCTACCACCTCCTCCTCAGCCAGAACCAGCGGTGAGCTACGCTGGAAATGGGTCGAAAACTATTGCTGGAGCCATGGATGCTTGAGAAGCCAGAACCAATGCAACGACAAATGGGACAATCTCCTCCGCGATTACAAGAAGGTCCGGGACTACGAGTCCAAATCACAACAACAGCAGCATCAACAATCCCACGAAATCAAACACTTTCCTTCTTATTGGACACTCAACAAACAACAACGTAAGGAACAAAACCTCCCCTCCAACATGGTCTACGAAGTCTACCACGCCATCACCGAAGTTCTTCAAAGGAAACAAACACAACCACAACTACAATCACAAACCCAAACCCAAAGACAACCACAACAACAGCCTCCGGTTGCATTAATTACTGTCTCATCGCCACCTCCTCCACCACCTCCACCGGTTAGTTCCACCACTCCGGCGGTTTCAG AGAGGTCGGAATCATCAGGCACGGAACACAGTGAGGACGATGCTGATGATGGGTCGGAATCAAAGCGTAGGAAAGTTAAAAACCTTGGTTCAAGCATAATGCGAAGTGCATCGGTGCTGGCACGAGCTCTCAGAAGCTGTGAAGAAAAGAAGGAGAAACGGCACCGCGAACTGATTGAGCTGGAGCAAAGGCGGCTTCAGATGGAGGAAGCTCGCGATGAGGTTCACCGGCAAGGCATCGCCACCCTTGTAGCCGCTGTCACCAACCTTTCCGGTGCTATTCAGTCACTCATTAATTCTGAACGCCACGGTcaaagataa
- the LOC137829089 gene encoding membrane protein PM19L: MATVGRNVAAPLLFLNLIMYFIVLGFSSWCLNRFINGQTYHPSFGGNGATMFFLTFSILAAILGIVSKFLGGNHMRTWRSDSLASAGAASVVAWGVTALAFGLACKEINIGGHRGWRLKMVEAFIIILTFTQLLYVLLIHAGLFSSRYGPGYRDTDYPMGGTTGDPMHKPAPVPATGTRV, from the exons ATGGCCACAGTGGGAAGGAACGTGGCAGCTCCTTTGCTGTTTCTTAACTTAATCATGTACTTCATAGTTTTAGGATTTTCAAGTTGGTGTCTCAACAGGTTTATCAATGGCCAAACTTACCACCCTA GTTTTGGAGGAAACGGTGCAACCATGTTTTTCTTAACCTTCTCTATACTAGCAGCGATTCTTGGCATAGTGTCAAAATTTTTGGGTGGCAATCACATGAGGACATGGAGGAGTGACAGTTTAGCATCTGCAGGAGCCGCATCAGTGGTTGCTTGGGGTGTGACTGCTCTAGCATTTGG GTTGGCTTGCAAGGAGATAAACATAGGAGGGCACAGAGGGTGGAGGTTGAAGATGGTGGAGGCCTTCATAATCATACTCACATTCACACAATTGTTGTACGTGTTGCTGATACACGCAGGGCTATTTAGCAGCAGATATGGTCCCGGGTACCGTGACACTGACTATCCTATGGGAGGGACTACAGGAGATCCAATGCACAAGCCTGCGCCTGTTCCTGCTACTGGAACTCGTGTCTAA